In Fimbriiglobus ruber, a genomic segment contains:
- a CDS encoding S9 family peptidase — protein sequence MTRIRYEFARPVLLVLALATPTIAAEPEKVAGANYPLAQKFSREFVARNVHESTVTPQWIGKTDQFWYQTRTSEGTTYWRVDPAKKTREALFDAGKLAAALSESTKKPLDAATVSLSRVSVAEDGKKLKFVFDEYQYEYDIAAGTLTKGAKAPRTGFQPTPETLARMTEEQRRQFEEIRDRDQRREDQQDQQQQQQQQQQQGNQTPPPATTPTGYKAVSPDKKKYVYAYKHNLYLADEGAEDKAVQLSKDGEEEYTFGPQRGMFGRGRLAGAAATAAATSPPPTEDRKTRPNVTWAADSKAFFVSRADSRGVQELYLVDSIASPRPKLEQYKYPMPGEEKVRKQELFYCDVAKKALTPVKPKWKDERYTGVVWGKAAGELRFIRRDRLQRNMAVCTIDVTTGAEKCLFVESFEAAFLDSQPVRYVEETDELIWWSERSGWGHFYLYGRDGTLKNAITSGSWRASRIVEVDGKNKQLYFVGNAREPGENIYYTHLYRVRFDGTGLTVLDPSVEYVNETNPSRVRGGLNHQSYLSPSKKFVVTSASAVDHAPVALVYDEAGTPVMPLERSDLGQLRATGWQMPETFVVKAADGVTDLYGNLWKPFDFDPKKSYPIIANVYPGPQTEGVVHRFSAHSQTMQLAQLGFIVIQVGHRGGSPERSKAYHSFGYFNLRDYGLVDKKAAIEQLAARHSYIDLTRVGIYGHSGGGFMSAAAVLEPPYNEFFKAAVASAGNHDNNIYNDNWSERYHGLKEVAATDEKKDVAATNSATGASGTTRTGRGGGRRPPPEEEAIEAEIEALLTGFDPDDKESVEEVEKKLTELKKQLAELKKDTGKKDETKTDAKQTDDKKTNAEAAKKETTGTGKQDAKKDNAKADDNKKTGTETTKKETAETGKHDAKKDDAKADDKKIEGKEPSPSPGT from the coding sequence ATGACTCGCATCCGGTACGAATTCGCGCGCCCTGTTCTGCTCGTCCTCGCCCTCGCCACCCCGACGATCGCCGCCGAGCCGGAGAAAGTCGCCGGGGCGAACTACCCGCTCGCCCAGAAATTCAGCCGCGAGTTCGTCGCACGAAACGTCCACGAATCGACCGTAACTCCCCAGTGGATCGGGAAGACCGATCAGTTCTGGTACCAGACGCGCACTTCCGAAGGAACCACTTACTGGCGAGTCGACCCGGCGAAGAAGACCCGGGAGGCTCTATTCGACGCCGGTAAACTGGCCGCTGCTTTGTCCGAATCGACGAAGAAGCCACTCGACGCGGCGACCGTTTCTCTTTCCCGGGTGAGTGTCGCGGAAGACGGCAAAAAGCTGAAGTTCGTGTTCGACGAATACCAGTACGAGTACGACATCGCCGCCGGCACGTTGACCAAGGGAGCCAAGGCCCCGCGGACCGGATTCCAGCCGACCCCCGAGACGCTCGCCCGAATGACCGAAGAGCAGAGAAGACAGTTCGAGGAAATTCGCGACCGGGATCAACGCCGCGAAGACCAGCAGGACCAACAACAACAGCAGCAACAGCAACAACAGCAAGGGAATCAGACGCCACCGCCGGCGACCACCCCCACCGGGTACAAGGCGGTCTCCCCGGACAAGAAGAAATACGTCTACGCTTACAAGCACAACCTCTACCTGGCCGACGAGGGGGCCGAGGACAAAGCCGTCCAATTGAGCAAGGACGGCGAGGAGGAATACACGTTCGGCCCGCAGCGCGGGATGTTCGGTCGGGGCCGCCTAGCTGGGGCCGCCGCGACCGCTGCGGCAACCTCCCCGCCGCCGACCGAAGACCGCAAGACCCGGCCGAACGTGACGTGGGCGGCCGACTCGAAGGCGTTCTTCGTCTCGCGGGCGGACAGTCGCGGGGTGCAAGAGTTGTACCTCGTCGATTCCATCGCCAGCCCCCGGCCCAAGCTCGAACAGTACAAGTACCCGATGCCGGGCGAGGAAAAGGTCCGCAAGCAGGAACTCTTTTACTGCGACGTGGCCAAGAAAGCCCTCACGCCGGTGAAGCCGAAGTGGAAGGACGAGCGGTACACCGGCGTCGTCTGGGGCAAGGCGGCCGGGGAACTCCGCTTCATCCGCCGCGACCGACTCCAGCGGAACATGGCGGTCTGTACGATCGACGTTACCACCGGCGCCGAGAAGTGCCTGTTCGTCGAGTCGTTCGAGGCGGCGTTCCTCGATTCTCAACCTGTCCGGTACGTCGAGGAGACGGACGAGCTGATCTGGTGGTCGGAGCGGTCCGGCTGGGGCCACTTCTACCTGTACGGCCGGGACGGCACCCTCAAGAACGCCATCACCTCCGGTTCGTGGCGGGCGAGCCGGATCGTTGAGGTGGACGGGAAGAACAAGCAACTTTACTTCGTCGGCAACGCCCGCGAGCCGGGCGAAAACATCTACTACACCCACCTTTACCGCGTGCGGTTCGACGGGACCGGGTTGACCGTACTCGACCCGAGCGTCGAGTACGTGAATGAAACGAATCCTTCCCGGGTACGCGGCGGGCTGAACCACCAGTCCTACCTGTCTCCCTCCAAGAAGTTTGTCGTGACGAGCGCAAGTGCGGTAGACCACGCGCCAGTCGCGCTCGTGTATGACGAGGCCGGTACTCCGGTCATGCCCCTGGAGCGGTCGGACCTCGGGCAGTTACGGGCGACCGGTTGGCAGATGCCGGAGACGTTCGTGGTCAAGGCGGCGGACGGGGTCACGGACCTTTACGGGAACCTCTGGAAGCCGTTCGATTTCGACCCGAAGAAGTCGTACCCGATTATCGCGAATGTTTACCCGGGGCCGCAGACCGAGGGCGTCGTTCACCGGTTCTCCGCCCACAGCCAGACAATGCAACTCGCCCAACTCGGCTTCATCGTGATCCAGGTCGGGCACCGCGGCGGGAGCCCCGAGCGGTCTAAGGCCTATCACAGCTTTGGGTATTTCAACCTCCGCGACTATGGCCTGGTCGACAAGAAGGCGGCCATCGAACAGCTCGCCGCCCGGCACTCGTACATCGACCTGACCCGGGTCGGAATCTACGGCCACTCGGGCGGCGGTTTCATGTCGGCCGCGGCCGTCCTCGAACCCCCGTACAACGAGTTCTTCAAGGCGGCAGTCGCCAGCGCCGGCAACCACGACAACAACATTTACAACGACAACTGGTCGGAGCGATACCACGGCTTGAAAGAGGTGGCCGCCACCGACGAGAAGAAGGACGTCGCCGCGACGAATTCCGCGACAGGTGCATCGGGAACCACCAGGACTGGTCGCGGCGGCGGTCGACGGCCCCCGCCGGAAGAGGAGGCGATCGAGGCCGAGATCGAGGCCCTCCTGACGGGTTTCGACCCGGACGACAAAGAGTCCGTCGAGGAAGTGGAAAAGAAGCTGACCGAACTGAAAAAACAACTGGCGGAACTCAAGAAAGACACGGGGAAAAAGGACGAGACGAAGACGGACGCGAAACAAACCGACGACAAGAAGACCAACGCCGAGGCGGCGAAAAAAGAGACCACTGGTACGGGAAAGCAAGACGCCAAAAAGGATAACGCGAAAGCGGACGACAATAAAAAGACCGGCACCGAAACCACGAAAAAGGAAACCGCCGAGACGGGGAAGCACGACGCCAAAAAGGATGACGCGAAAGCGGACGACAAGAAGATCGAAGGGAAAGAGCCATCGCCGAGTCCGGGTACATGA
- a CDS encoding flavoprotein codes for MSNILLGATGSVAAVRVPALYAALAAAGHQVKIVATDAATYFFDPAPLRDVLTLDADEWPGQADGGRYARGDRVVHIDLRDWADTFVIAPLDANTLAKLAVGLCDNCLTCVWRAWDYAKPVILAPAMNTLMWRHPFTRKHLRAVGADFGAAHVPGHLEEELLVRQINDRAKGLRIVAPIEKQLACGDVGVGAMAEVDEVVAAVRAALAPVG; via the coding sequence ATGAGTAACATCCTCCTCGGGGCGACCGGGTCCGTGGCCGCGGTCCGCGTCCCCGCCTTATACGCCGCCCTGGCAGCCGCCGGCCACCAGGTCAAGATCGTGGCGACCGACGCGGCCACGTACTTCTTCGACCCGGCTCCGCTCCGAGACGTTCTTACTCTGGACGCGGACGAGTGGCCCGGGCAGGCCGACGGCGGCCGGTACGCTCGTGGCGACCGGGTCGTCCACATCGACCTCCGCGACTGGGCCGACACGTTCGTGATTGCCCCACTGGACGCGAACACCCTGGCCAAGCTGGCCGTCGGTCTGTGCGACAACTGCCTGACATGCGTCTGGCGTGCGTGGGACTACGCGAAGCCGGTGATCCTCGCCCCGGCGATGAACACGCTGATGTGGCGGCACCCGTTCACCCGCAAGCATCTCCGGGCGGTCGGAGCTGACTTCGGGGCGGCCCACGTCCCGGGGCACCTGGAAGAGGAACTGCTCGTCCGGCAGATCAACGACCGGGCGAAAGGCTTACGGATCGTCGCCCCGATCGAGAAACAACTCGCGTGCGGCGACGTGGGCGTCGGTGCGATGGCGGAAGTGGACGAAGTGGTGGCAGCAGTGCGGGCGGCTCTGGCTCCAGTCGGATAG
- a CDS encoding phosphopantothenoylcysteine decarboxylase, with translation MNILVTAGNTQAPIDRVRVVTNIFTGKTGRTSPGPRGPGHRVTILTSHPETLTDLPDPRAIATAA, from the coding sequence ATGAACATCCTCGTTACCGCCGGCAACACGCAAGCCCCGATCGATCGGGTGCGTGTGGTCACCAACATCTTCACCGGGAAGACCGGGCGAACATCGCCCGGACCGCGTGGGCCCGGTCACCGGGTTACCATCCTGACCTCCCACCCCGAAACCCTGACCGACCTGCCGGACCCGCGAGCGATAGCGACCGCCGCGTGA